The genomic segment ATACAGAGCGACATGCAGCCGTTCCCCCATCACATCGGAGAGGGTGCCCAGAACCGGTGACAGGAGGGTCTGACCGAGCACGGTGGCAAGGGCCGCACCTGCACTGCCTCCAGCGAGACCAGCCAGGGAGTTTCCACCAATTAAGGACAGCAACTGCGACTGGGACATCGGAGGTGAGCTGCGCAGCTCGAGATTGCCCAGCAGCCGGTTGGCAGGGCCGGAAGCCTGCACCGTCACCTTCACCAGACGCAGCTGTCCACCCGCCAACCCAAGGCTTCCCTGACCGTTGGTTTCGAAGATGTTGGAGGTGGTGCCACTGGCCGCATTCGCCTGGACCGAATCAGACACCCGCGACTTCATGGCGATGTCGACGTAGGGCACGAGGCCGAGCGAGGGGGTGAAGACGGCCACGTTCGGAGCGCTTGGATCCAGACGGAACGTGGTGGAGAACAAGCTGATACGCCCTCGGTTGAGACGGATCAAACCGCGGGCCTGGAGAGAGTCGTCCAAAGGACCATTCAGCAGCAGCTGACCACCGCCGCGGAAGTTCACAAATGGCGGCATCCGAACCGCCAGATCCGGTCCCAGCTTGAGGCGCAGGTTCCGGAACTGCACAGCCGGGAGATCCGGCATGAACGCCTTGAGCTGCCGGGAGGGCTTCGGCGTGGTCCCTGGACCGAACAGCACAAGAGGCTCCTTGAAATCCCAGTTCTCCTCGATCAATGAATCCAGAGATACGGGTTTGACAGGGGAGCGCACCAAACCGGAGCTCATCGAGCGGCCAGAGCCCGTATCGGACTGCGATCCGGTGATCGTGCCGCGGACCCGCGTCAGCAGGCTCTGACGCGGGCGGATCACACCATGGTTGAGAGACAGGTCTCCACTGAGAATAGGCGCCCGCAGCGAGCCATCCACCGTGACCCGGCCCGCCGCCGTCACTTCGACAATCGACTGACGAATGCGTCCGTTGGTCAGCTCGATCGAGAGTGGCTTGTCTTCCTGACGGGACTCCAGCAAGCCAATGGCGCCGGAGGCTTTGAGGGTTCCTCCCTCAGCCAGCTCAGCAGCAAGTGTCTGGACCTCCACTCGATTGAAGTCGAAGAAGATCGACGCATTGAGCTTGCGGATCTCCTGATCGGCGATCACGACATCTCCGTTGCGCATCACGAGGAAGCCGTTGGCTTCGGGGTCCTCCAGCGTTCCTCGCAGGATCAGGCGCAGATCGATGTCGCCGCGTTTGACGTCAACCGAGTTCCCAGCCAGAGGGGTCAGAACATCGAGGGCGTCCCCATGGCTTTCAATCTCCAGATCCAGGGAGTCGCTGCCGCCGAGTGGCACGGTGCCAAGGACCGTGATCGGTTCCTTGGTGTTCTTGCCCCGGAGCGCCAGATCCATGCTGATGCCGTCGGGTCCATAAGTCAAAGCGCGACGGTCAAGGATCAGTGGCGTTCCGCCAAGTGAGGCGTCTTCAAAGGCGAGAGCCGATTCGATCGATGGCCCCTCAGCATCAAAGCGGTAACGCCCCGTGAGACCGACGGCGCCCTTCAGGGCTGCCGGAACGGGAGCGAACAACGCCATCAAGGAGAACGGCAGGTGCAGCAGGGTGAATTCACCTTCTCCACCACTGATCGGGCCCCGAAGTACCGCGACAACGGGCTCCATCTGAAGAGCCCGATCCTGATCCTCGTCGTTGAGCCAGAGATGACCCTGGGCCTGCAGATCCAGCTCGAGCGCTGAAGGGCGTGGACCGTTGAGGGTCATGACCGCATCGATCCGGCCATGCAGATCCTGCGGATCGAAACCCTTCTGAGGATTCTCTTCCGCATACGCCTGCAGGGCCTGTTTCGAGAGGGACAACGCCTTCAGCTGGCCGTCAATGCTGCCGCCGAAGGTATCGATGACAAAGCTCCCCAGATCCTGAGCGCTGCCTGGATCCTTCCCATCCAGGGGATCCTGGCCCCGCAACTGACGCGCCAGGTTGATCAGCCAGGGAACGCTCAATCCTGAGACCTCAGCACGACTGCGGAGTGCGCCCTGGAGGACACCATCGGCTGAAACGTGGACCTCACCATCCGCTGGGTTGAGCGTCCCCTCAAGCCGGAAACGCTCATCGGCGAGACGCCCCTCCAGCGTTAGCGTGTCGAGGGGGACTCCCATGGTCGCCAGCTCCTCGATGCGGGCGGCACCGCTGAACGCCAGTGGAGCGAAGGCCACGCGACCCTCACCGCTCAGGTCACCGGATACACCCTGAAAACGCTGCTGCGGGGGAAGGGCCAGCTGGAGCCCATCCATAACGAAGCGATCCGCCTGCCAGCTGTAGTCGCGGTCGCTGCCAACCATCGAGAGTCGACCCTCACCACGCTGAAGCTTGAGCTGGGTCGGCCAGAAGTCAGCGGCGAGCTGAGCTCGCAGCTCGCCGCTGACCTGGCCGGGAGCCTTTGAAGCCAGATCAAGCGTCGCTCCCCGTCCGATCACACCACGCAGATGACCTCGCCAGGTCTCAGGCACCTGAAGCGATCCCACCCTGGGTTCACGCAGCATCAGTGCCAGGTCTGGCCGCAGAGCCTGCAGGGGTCCGCTGACACTGCCGCGGGCCGAGAGTGCTCCCGCCATCGGGACCTTCAACAGTGGTGTGAGGCGACTGAGATCGATATCGCGAAGGTTGAGACCGGCCTGCAGGTCTCCGACCTGGACACCATCGGGATCAAGGCTGAGCGGCAGCCGACCCTCGGCCTGGAGGGCGAGGCTGTTGAACCGTTCGAGAACGGCAAGACCACTGGCCCTGGACCAGCTGGCTTTGAGATCCCAGTGATCCAGGAAGGGGTTAGCTGCCTGTGAAAGCTGCAGTTCGAGAGCAGGTTCAGTCAACGTGCCCTGGGAGAGCAGCATGCCCTCAATCGGACCGTTCATTCCGAGGGCCTGGGGCATTCCGGGAAGCGAGCGCCAACTCAAGGGCTCAGCTCTCAGCTCCGTACTGCGAAGACGCAACGCCGGAAACACCTCTCCTTGAAGCGCAAGTTGCAGACCCGGAGCCTTCAGCTGCAGGGAATCAACACGGGCAAGCGGTTGCTGACGATCGGTCCAGGGTGTCGTCAACTGGCCATTCAGGGTGATCGGCCCATTCACAGGACTGTTCTCAGGCAGCTGAACCAAGCCTTCAACACGCCAGCGCGGTTGCCCCCAGGGACCATCCATCTGCAGGTCCAGCCGATCGTTTCGCCTGGCGTTCCGGACATCAAACCTGAGGTCGAAGGAGCGATTCAGAGCAACGGACCCAGAAGCCTCAGCGGACCAGTCGCCGTAACGCAGCTGACCGCCCTGCAACGTCAGGATTTCGTCCTTGCAGGACACTCCCAGACGTTTTGAGCGCAACGGTTCGGAGCGCTTGTCGCGACGGACCTGAACGTTCTGAAACTGAACATTGCCGCGGCAGCCGATCCGTCCCTTCTGGAGTTGCAACCGCAGAGCACCATCCAGACGCCCCTGAACATCAGCGTTGGCCTGCTGGGAGAGGACCCTGACCAGACGGTTCAGTTTCAGGTCCTTCAAGCTGGTCCGCAGCAGCAGCTGCGGTTGATCCCAGCGCCCGCTGGCCTGCAGGGCGACGGATCCTCCCTGGTCAAGCCACTGCAGACGGGTTGAAGAACTGAACCAGCTGTCGGCCAGCTCGACTGCACCACGACCTGAAAGACGAAAGGCCTCCCCCACGGGGGAGAGATTGATCTGGGCGGGCTGCAGGAGGCGAACATTCAGTCGGATCCGCGGCAGTTTCTGAGATCCCTTCGCGGCCCCAGGAGTCCAGTAACGCCCCTGGGCATCCCTGCGCAGATCAAGGCGAACGCCGCGCACATCAAGCGCCAGAACCGGCTGCCAGTTGCGCAGGCTGGCCAGGGGATCCAGGCGAATCTCCAGTTGGTCGAGAGATCCCGTCGATCGATCCTTCGCCGTCGGCAGGATTTTGGAGGGACCGATGGCCAGCCCCCAGGAACGCAGGCCCTCGTAAGCGCCGATCTGAACTGGATGGCCGAGGGGACCGGACAGGGAACGTTCCAGCTCCGGTCGCAGCCGGTTCACCAGATCCGAAGCACCCCGATCAACGGCCAGGAAGCCGATCGCTAGACCACCCACCAGAAGAGCGCTGCTGGCGAGGGCGATTCCGGCTCGTGGAATCCGCCGCGTTTCTCCCATGAACCGCGACGTTGTCCCCCGAAGTGCGCGCAATATAAGGAGATCCCTTCATCACGACCAGCGTCCATGGCCTTCGATCAGCTGCTGCTCACCACGGCTCCCTGGCTGGCGTGGGCTGGTGTCGGATTCAGTGTTTTAACCGTGATCGGCTTTCTGGCTGGATGGGGATTGCGCTTCCGGCTGGTGGGAGTCAGCAGCTTCACCTTTTTGCTGGCCATCAGCTGTTGGGCTTTCGCACTCAGCTACAGCCCACCTGTGGTGGTGGAGGGTGCTGTCCGGGCCCCGATCGTGTTTGACAACGGCGACGATCTGGTGGTGGCCCAGGCACCGGACGGGCTGAACCAGGCAGACGTGGCGCCGACCCTTGAGCAACTCGCCGCCAACCTCCGCGGAGCAGGACGAAGCAGCAGCGTGGTTCAGATTCGATTGCGAGCAATTGAATCTACAGGCGACGGAAGCAGCCGTCCTGTG from the Synechococcus sp. KORDI-100 genome contains:
- a CDS encoding DUF2518 family protein; the protein is MAFDQLLLTTAPWLAWAGVGFSVLTVIGFLAGWGLRFRLVGVSSFTFLLAISCWAFALSYSPPVVVEGAVRAPIVFDNGDDLVVAQAPDGLNQADVAPTLEQLAANLRGAGRSSSVVQIRLRAIESTGDGSSRPVVLGDTLRDFRSAPIR
- a CDS encoding translocation/assembly module TamB domain-containing protein — its product is MRALRGTTSRFMGETRRIPRAGIALASSALLVGGLAIGFLAVDRGASDLVNRLRPELERSLSGPLGHPVQIGAYEGLRSWGLAIGPSKILPTAKDRSTGSLDQLEIRLDPLASLRNWQPVLALDVRGVRLDLRRDAQGRYWTPGAAKGSQKLPRIRLNVRLLQPAQINLSPVGEAFRLSGRGAVELADSWFSSSTRLQWLDQGGSVALQASGRWDQPQLLLRTSLKDLKLNRLVRVLSQQANADVQGRLDGALRLQLQKGRIGCRGNVQFQNVQVRRDKRSEPLRSKRLGVSCKDEILTLQGGQLRYGDWSAEASGSVALNRSFDLRFDVRNARRNDRLDLQMDGPWGQPRWRVEGLVQLPENSPVNGPITLNGQLTTPWTDRQQPLARVDSLQLKAPGLQLALQGEVFPALRLRSTELRAEPLSWRSLPGMPQALGMNGPIEGMLLSQGTLTEPALELQLSQAANPFLDHWDLKASWSRASGLAVLERFNSLALQAEGRLPLSLDPDGVQVGDLQAGLNLRDIDLSRLTPLLKVPMAGALSARGSVSGPLQALRPDLALMLREPRVGSLQVPETWRGHLRGVIGRGATLDLASKAPGQVSGELRAQLAADFWPTQLKLQRGEGRLSMVGSDRDYSWQADRFVMDGLQLALPPQQRFQGVSGDLSGEGRVAFAPLAFSGAARIEELATMGVPLDTLTLEGRLADERFRLEGTLNPADGEVHVSADGVLQGALRSRAEVSGLSVPWLINLARQLRGQDPLDGKDPGSAQDLGSFVIDTFGGSIDGQLKALSLSKQALQAYAEENPQKGFDPQDLHGRIDAVMTLNGPRPSALELDLQAQGHLWLNDEDQDRALQMEPVVAVLRGPISGGEGEFTLLHLPFSLMALFAPVPAALKGAVGLTGRYRFDAEGPSIESALAFEDASLGGTPLILDRRALTYGPDGISMDLALRGKNTKEPITVLGTVPLGGSDSLDLEIESHGDALDVLTPLAGNSVDVKRGDIDLRLILRGTLEDPEANGFLVMRNGDVVIADQEIRKLNASIFFDFNRVEVQTLAAELAEGGTLKASGAIGLLESRQEDKPLSIELTNGRIRQSIVEVTAAGRVTVDGSLRAPILSGDLSLNHGVIRPRQSLLTRVRGTITGSQSDTGSGRSMSSGLVRSPVKPVSLDSLIEENWDFKEPLVLFGPGTTPKPSRQLKAFMPDLPAVQFRNLRLKLGPDLAVRMPPFVNFRGGGQLLLNGPLDDSLQARGLIRLNRGRISLFSTTFRLDPSAPNVAVFTPSLGLVPYVDIAMKSRVSDSVQANAASGTTSNIFETNGQGSLGLAGGQLRLVKVTVQASGPANRLLGNLELRSSPPMSQSQLLSLIGGNSLAGLAGGSAGAALATVLGQTLLSPVLGTLSDVMGERLHVALYPTYVTPSVKSEEERKSGRVPPTFTIVTEAGLDVSDRFDFSVLAAPDNSDVPPQASVTYQVNPNTTLSGSIDTDGTWQTQLRLFFRF